Proteins found in one Maridesulfovibrio sp. genomic segment:
- the flgA gene encoding flagellar basal body P-ring formation chaperone FlgA, with translation MTKADFINMFRRFALMLAVVVGVTVFAIIPASAAKQNSDWRIKIKSAAVVSGPRVTLGDIAEFYGDLPKQTKADLSAVELWNAPSRKRKPVRVNRNKLRVILQHYLGEMVRNCIIPSSLTMQSGGKVMSQEQLKRAVVKVLTSQAERMDGDYKLRDFQLPDYLFFKDVMDGFRVKFPQALEPGNNNFRMEVVSVDGRVLRRVSGTVFVDLWKPVPCPVRPINRKELITPDLITWKSKNMAHLGNRVWDGKGGPWRVKIPVGTGQPIMRSSIEPAPVIARGDKVTLMFRSEHLKLTVPVESLEDGGVGQTVTVRNLQSKRKVIATVINAQTVQVK, from the coding sequence ATGACTAAGGCAGATTTTATCAATATGTTTCGCAGGTTCGCATTGATGCTTGCGGTTGTTGTCGGGGTGACTGTTTTCGCGATTATCCCGGCTTCGGCTGCAAAGCAGAATTCCGACTGGCGCATCAAGATTAAGTCTGCAGCAGTCGTCTCCGGGCCGAGGGTTACGCTGGGTGATATCGCCGAATTCTACGGTGATCTGCCTAAGCAGACCAAGGCCGACTTGTCAGCTGTTGAACTTTGGAATGCCCCGTCCCGCAAGCGTAAGCCTGTCCGGGTGAACCGCAATAAGTTAAGGGTTATTCTTCAGCATTATCTTGGCGAAATGGTTCGTAACTGCATTATCCCTTCTAGCCTGACCATGCAGTCCGGCGGAAAGGTAATGTCGCAGGAGCAGCTCAAGCGAGCAGTGGTCAAAGTATTGACTTCGCAGGCTGAACGCATGGACGGCGATTATAAGCTAAGAGATTTCCAACTTCCGGATTATCTCTTTTTCAAAGATGTCATGGATGGATTCAGGGTTAAATTTCCCCAGGCTCTCGAACCCGGAAATAACAATTTCAGGATGGAAGTCGTCAGTGTGGACGGGCGGGTGCTTCGGCGTGTGTCCGGCACAGTATTTGTGGATTTATGGAAACCGGTTCCCTGTCCGGTTCGTCCCATCAATCGCAAGGAATTGATCACACCTGATTTAATTACCTGGAAAAGTAAAAATATGGCACATCTGGGGAATCGTGTCTGGGACGGCAAGGGCGGACCATGGCGGGTCAAGATTCCTGTAGGAACCGGGCAGCCTATTATGCGTTCGTCCATTGAGCCTGCACCGGTCATAGCCCGGGGCGATAAGGTGACTCTCATGTTCAGGAGTGAGCATCTGAAGCTGACAGTTCCCGTAGAATCCCTTGAGGACGGCGGAGTAGGTCAGACCGTTACGGTACGTAATTTGCAAAGTAAACGGAAAGTGATAGCGACTGTTATCAACGCCCAGACCGTTCAGGTTAAGTAA
- the flgG gene encoding flagellar basal-body rod protein FlgG: MMRSLWTAATGMVAQQTHIDVLSNNLANVNTQGFKKSRVEFEDLMYQTMRIAGSETEGGNKLPTGMQIGMGVKEVSIHKFFSQGSFESTGNPLDVAIEGNGFFLVDRNGEDAYTRSGAFKLDSDGRLVTSNGYPLQPEFTVPAEAVNVVVSEDGHIAALDKNGIELSSADITIYDFINEAGLNAVGKNLYLETEASGAAIQGTPGDDNFGTLAQGYLEGSNVELVDEMVGLIVGQRAYETNSKAITTSDSMLQTAINVKR; the protein is encoded by the coding sequence ATGATGCGCTCACTCTGGACAGCAGCCACAGGAATGGTTGCTCAGCAGACTCACATCGATGTTCTTTCCAACAACCTTGCCAACGTGAACACACAGGGGTTCAAAAAAAGCAGGGTTGAATTTGAAGATCTCATGTATCAGACCATGAGGATTGCCGGATCTGAAACCGAGGGCGGCAACAAGCTGCCGACAGGTATGCAGATTGGTATGGGGGTTAAGGAAGTAAGTATTCATAAATTCTTCAGTCAGGGGTCCTTTGAAAGTACCGGCAACCCTCTTGATGTAGCCATCGAAGGTAACGGATTTTTCCTAGTGGACCGTAACGGCGAAGATGCTTACACCCGTTCTGGAGCCTTTAAGCTCGACAGCGACGGACGTCTGGTTACTTCCAATGGTTACCCGTTGCAGCCGGAGTTCACCGTGCCTGCCGAAGCTGTGAACGTGGTTGTTTCGGAAGACGGTCACATTGCGGCTCTCGATAAAAACGGTATTGAGCTTTCCAGTGCTGATATTACCATTTACGACTTCATCAACGAAGCCGGGCTTAATGCTGTTGGTAAAAACCTTTACCTCGAAACCGAAGCTTCAGGCGCGGCTATTCAGGGAACTCCGGGCGATGATAATTTCGGAACCCTCGCACAGGGTTATCTCGAAGGTTCAAACGTCGAGCTGGTTGATGAAATGGTCGGACTCATTGTCGGGCAGAGAGCTTACGAGACAAACTCTAAAGCTATCACCACTTCCGACTCAATGCTCCAGACTGCTATTAACGTTAAAAGATAA
- the flgF gene encoding flagellar basal-body rod protein FlgF — translation MRSSIFSALFGAMSNEHRIDISANNLANVNTTGFKRDNCAFQDTFVRFAHDYVADAKPYLRDKDILPEAKIMARPRLSEEVIDLSQGSFQKTGNPLDLAVRGDGFFKVQKDGDTYLTRNGVFTLSSDGMLVTEQGYPVMANGGEVTLPPRSNVTVDGEGVIFADGQEVGRLDFVQPADMRDLKKEGENLFANGGGEIPADGEIVQGYIEKSNVQVVNEMVSMIECQRSFEMYQKMITTTDQLDQKVIQQVGRAT, via the coding sequence ATGCGATCCAGTATTTTCAGTGCTCTCTTCGGGGCAATGTCAAACGAACACCGGATTGATATCAGCGCCAATAATTTGGCGAACGTCAATACAACCGGTTTTAAACGCGACAACTGTGCTTTTCAGGACACGTTTGTCAGATTCGCCCATGACTATGTCGCGGATGCAAAACCATATTTAAGAGACAAAGATATTTTGCCTGAAGCAAAAATAATGGCTCGCCCCAGACTTTCTGAAGAGGTCATTGATTTATCTCAAGGGTCGTTTCAAAAGACCGGAAATCCGTTGGATCTGGCCGTCCGTGGTGACGGCTTCTTTAAAGTTCAGAAAGACGGTGACACTTACCTTACCAGAAACGGTGTTTTCACTCTTTCCTCTGATGGCATGCTTGTAACCGAGCAGGGTTATCCGGTCATGGCAAATGGCGGGGAGGTTACTCTGCCTCCGCGATCAAACGTGACTGTTGATGGAGAAGGCGTGATTTTCGCTGACGGTCAGGAAGTCGGCAGGCTCGATTTTGTTCAGCCTGCGGATATGCGTGATCTCAAGAAAGAAGGTGAGAATCTTTTCGCCAACGGGGGCGGTGAAATCCCCGCAGATGGCGAAATTGTACAAGGGTACATAGAAAAATCCAATGTGCAGGTCGTTAATGAAATGGTGTCTATGATTGAATGCCAGCGCAGTTTTGAAATGTACCAGAAAATGATTACCACCACCGACCAGCTTGACCAGAAGGTCATTCAGCAGGTCGGACGGGCAACATAA
- the rimP gene encoding ribosome maturation factor RimP produces the protein MEQGSLAKKISQFVEPPIESMGLTLWGVEVTSANRPAVIIYIDSDSGVSIDQCAEVSRDIGLMLEVEEIIDSAYILEVSSPGLERKFFKPEQMSTYIGRKVDVALVFSIEGRKKFKGILQETDEEGLLLKLEDQEDPVKIEWDRIKKAKLVHEFK, from the coding sequence GTGGAACAGGGCTCATTAGCCAAAAAAATAAGCCAGTTCGTGGAGCCTCCCATTGAATCAATGGGGCTGACCCTCTGGGGTGTGGAAGTTACTTCGGCAAACCGTCCGGCTGTCATCATTTATATTGACAGCGATTCCGGTGTAAGCATTGATCAGTGCGCGGAAGTAAGTAGAGACATAGGACTTATGCTCGAAGTTGAGGAAATCATCGACAGCGCATACATCCTCGAGGTCTCTTCCCCGGGACTGGAAAGAAAATTTTTCAAACCGGAGCAGATGTCCACATACATTGGTAGAAAAGTGGATGTCGCCCTCGTTTTTTCCATCGAAGGACGCAAAAAATTCAAAGGAATCCTTCAGGAAACCGATGAGGAAGGTCTCCTTCTCAAACTTGAAGATCAGGAAGATCCCGTCAAAATAGAATGGGACAGAATAAAAAAAGCAAAACTCGTCCACGAGTTTAAATAA
- the nusA gene encoding transcription termination factor NusA produces MGSELKKAIDQISKDRGIDRDLLIDTLEEAVRSSVARKYGDAMDIEVNFNEEAGEIEVYQFKVVAEEVEDEISEITLEEAKEHDPNVQIDDEMGFKLKVEDLGRIAAQSAKQVIIQRMRDAEQEIIYDEFKNRMHEIVSGIIQRRDRTGWIINLGRTEAVLPKNEQIPRERYKRGDRVQSFVIDVQKESRGPQIVVSRSHPDYMTALFKREVPEVDDATVKIMGVARDPGLRAKVAVNSLDRDVDPVGACVGIRGSRIQNIVQELRGERIDIVVWSQDIAKYAQNALSPAVITRIAVDEDEKILEVVVPDDQLTVAIGRKGQNVKLASRLLGWKIDVFTESRYGEMNASSKGMDQVASVAEIPVSNFISAGFESVNQVANASEEILMSISGMTPSKISDIKSAIMLLGIGDAEEEVTEVTETELPEETDEQIEVSVSEEDDQKNDEEAETPASDEEE; encoded by the coding sequence ATGGGTTCTGAACTCAAAAAGGCGATTGACCAGATAAGCAAAGACCGCGGTATTGACAGAGATCTACTCATCGATACCCTTGAAGAAGCGGTGCGTTCTTCTGTGGCCCGCAAATACGGCGACGCCATGGATATTGAGGTCAACTTCAATGAAGAAGCCGGTGAAATCGAGGTCTATCAGTTCAAAGTAGTTGCTGAAGAAGTTGAAGACGAAATTAGCGAAATTACCCTCGAGGAAGCAAAAGAGCATGATCCTAACGTACAGATCGATGACGAAATGGGCTTCAAGCTCAAAGTCGAAGATCTCGGCAGGATCGCCGCCCAGTCAGCCAAGCAGGTAATCATCCAGCGTATGCGCGATGCGGAACAGGAAATCATCTACGATGAATTCAAGAACCGCATGCATGAAATCGTCAGCGGTATCATTCAGCGCCGTGACCGCACAGGCTGGATTATCAACCTCGGACGCACCGAAGCTGTACTGCCCAAGAATGAACAGATTCCCCGTGAGAGATATAAACGCGGAGATCGTGTCCAATCTTTTGTTATTGATGTGCAGAAAGAATCCCGCGGTCCCCAGATCGTGGTTTCCCGTTCACATCCCGACTACATGACCGCACTTTTCAAAAGAGAAGTTCCTGAAGTGGATGATGCCACTGTCAAAATCATGGGTGTTGCCCGTGATCCGGGTCTGCGCGCCAAAGTTGCCGTCAACTCGCTGGACCGTGATGTTGATCCGGTCGGCGCATGTGTAGGTATCCGAGGCTCCCGTATCCAGAACATCGTTCAGGAACTGCGCGGCGAACGTATCGATATCGTCGTATGGAGTCAGGACATCGCCAAATACGCTCAGAATGCCCTCTCTCCTGCGGTCATCACCAGAATAGCTGTAGATGAAGATGAAAAGATTCTTGAAGTTGTCGTTCCCGATGATCAGCTGACTGTTGCCATCGGCCGTAAAGGACAGAACGTAAAACTGGCATCTAGACTGCTCGGTTGGAAGATCGACGTTTTCACCGAAAGCCGCTACGGCGAAATGAATGCCTCCAGTAAAGGCATGGATCAGGTCGCAAGCGTTGCCGAGATTCCTGTAAGCAACTTTATTTCCGCAGGTTTTGAATCCGTCAATCAGGTTGCCAATGCATCTGAAGAAATCCTTATGTCCATTTCCGGAATGACTCCGTCCAAAATTTCCGACATCAAGTCAGCCATTATGCTGCTTGGTATAGGAGATGCCGAGGAAGAAGTTACGGAAGTTACTGAAACTGAGCTTCCCGAAGAAACGGATGAGCAGATTGAAGTAAGCGTAAGCGAAGAAGACGACCAGAAGAATGATGAAGAAGCTGAAACTCCGGCTTCTGACGAAGAAGAATAA
- a CDS encoding DUF448 domain-containing protein has product MYLTGKDSTEKHGPTRSCIICRQRFAKEELFRFVVGKGASDSELIPDKKKVMQGRGYYVCSDEKCIERLKFFRPRKKNFRG; this is encoded by the coding sequence TTGTATTTGACCGGAAAGGACAGCACAGAAAAACACGGCCCCACAAGGTCGTGTATCATTTGCAGGCAGCGTTTTGCCAAGGAAGAACTGTTCAGGTTCGTTGTGGGCAAGGGGGCTTCCGACAGCGAGCTTATTCCGGATAAGAAAAAGGTAATGCAGGGCCGCGGATACTATGTCTGCAGCGATGAAAAATGCATTGAAAGATTAAAATTTTTTCGGCCACGGAAGAAGAACTTCAGGGGGTAG